In Rhizobium sp. ZPR4, a genomic segment contains:
- a CDS encoding CHAD domain-containing protein, whose protein sequence is MSYRIRPDRALDDEVHKAAAHQLGRAMAELTDRPQGLHEAVHAARKNIKRVRALYRLIAPIAREFQQRENDRLRNIARTLSSVRDATALIEISHYLQATAASAEELHALTRVSDLLTARRDRLAAAETDLEDKAQAAVATCAEAREALKDASFGCGRRDTARLFQKGWRKNARKAMRALSECHAEAAHAESFHDLRKRSQDYWMHHMLLRDVWPAAMHAKQLEAKALVDVLGRYLDMSILADVADREPHLFDRSDDHARLLEAIIARQQTAREEALSRARWVFADKPENEARTIKHLWLEAAG, encoded by the coding sequence ATGAGCTATCGCATACGGCCTGACCGGGCTCTTGATGACGAGGTGCACAAAGCCGCCGCGCATCAACTCGGCAGGGCGATGGCCGAACTGACGGACAGACCGCAGGGCTTGCACGAAGCGGTTCACGCCGCCCGCAAGAACATCAAGCGCGTGCGGGCGCTCTACCGATTGATAGCGCCGATCGCACGCGAATTTCAGCAGCGGGAAAATGACCGGCTTCGGAATATCGCACGCACGCTTTCCAGCGTTCGCGACGCAACCGCGCTGATCGAGATCAGCCACTACCTGCAGGCAACCGCTGCATCCGCCGAAGAACTGCATGCGCTGACCCGCGTCAGCGATCTGCTGACCGCCAGGCGCGACCGTCTCGCGGCGGCGGAAACCGACCTCGAAGACAAGGCGCAGGCGGCAGTCGCCACATGTGCCGAAGCGCGCGAGGCATTAAAGGATGCATCCTTCGGCTGTGGCCGGCGTGATACGGCCCGTCTTTTTCAGAAAGGCTGGCGCAAGAATGCCCGCAAGGCGATGCGGGCATTGTCCGAATGCCATGCAGAAGCGGCTCATGCCGAGAGCTTTCATGACCTGCGCAAGCGCAGCCAGGACTACTGGATGCATCACATGCTGCTGCGCGATGTCTGGCCGGCGGCGATGCATGCCAAGCAGCTGGAAGCCAAGGCTTTGGTCGACGTGCTCGGCCGCTATCTCGACATGTCGATACTGGCCGATGTCGCGGACCGCGAGCCGCATCTCTTCGACAGAAGCGACGATCACGCCCGCCTGCTGGAAGCGATCATTGCCCGGCAGCAGACCGCCCGCGAGGAGGCACTAAGCCGGGCGCGCTGGGTCTTTGCCGACAAGCCGGAGAACGAGGCGCGAACCATAAAGCACCTATGGCTGGAAGCGGCGGGCTGA
- a CDS encoding DoxX family protein: MLPAIHALHPHLLSLLRIVASLVLFSYGTQKVLHFPAAETVPPVGSLSWIAGLLELTLGFLVLIGFQTRIASFILSGLMAFAYFLAHAPKSFYPAQNGGVSAILFCFIFLFLASAGGGPLSVDALTKRKQQAAA, encoded by the coding sequence ATGCTCCCTGCAATCCACGCTCTCCATCCTCATCTGCTGAGCCTCCTGCGCATCGTCGCCTCGCTCGTGCTGTTCAGCTACGGAACGCAGAAAGTGCTGCATTTCCCGGCAGCTGAAACGGTGCCGCCCGTAGGGTCGCTATCCTGGATCGCCGGTCTGCTGGAGCTGACCCTTGGTTTCCTCGTGCTGATCGGCTTTCAGACGCGGATTGCTTCGTTCATCCTGTCAGGCCTGATGGCCTTCGCTTATTTCCTGGCTCACGCGCCGAAGAGCTTTTATCCCGCGCAGAACGGCGGCGTCTCCGCCATCCTCTTCTGCTTCATCTTCCTGTTTCTCGCCAGCGCCGGCGGTGGCCCGCTGAGCGTCGATGCGCTGACGAAGCGCAAGCAGCAAGCTGCGGCCTGA
- a CDS encoding CYTH domain-containing protein: MAKEIERKFLVRGDHWRDSVSERLILRQGYIASMEGRSVRIRLTNDKKATLTIKIGKAMTRDEFEYEIPVDEAEELLGTAIGLVIEKTRHKVPFKGFTWEVDVFRGAHRGLVIAEVEMGKESDNPELPDWIGREVTGEYRYSNQALATQFEQEYDELSHTA, encoded by the coding sequence ATGGCAAAAGAGATCGAGCGAAAGTTTCTGGTGCGCGGCGATCATTGGCGTGATTCCGTTTCGGAGAGGCTGATCCTGCGACAGGGATATATTGCCTCCATGGAAGGTCGTTCCGTGCGCATACGGCTGACGAACGACAAGAAGGCGACCCTGACGATCAAGATCGGCAAGGCAATGACCAGAGACGAATTCGAGTATGAGATCCCCGTCGATGAAGCGGAGGAACTGCTGGGAACAGCGATCGGCCTCGTCATCGAAAAGACCCGCCACAAGGTGCCTTTCAAGGGATTTACCTGGGAAGTGGATGTCTTCCGCGGCGCTCATCGCGGCCTCGTGATTGCCGAGGTTGAGATGGGGAAGGAAAGCGACAATCCGGAACTGCCGGACTGGATCGGACGTGAGGTAACTGGCGAATACCGCTATTCCAATCAGGCCCTCGCGACGCAGTTCGAGCAGGAGTACGATGAGCTATCGCATACGGCCTGA
- a CDS encoding EAL domain-containing protein encodes MGAIFKSLRKNAQLGRHSIVTAVLICFALIVAIVTLMVLTAIGRVADYSNKLDDERSWETTVGALKTFQGQLEATLHDHSARNDAARNVYGTDNQGWIVGNYGDISSNGALFDTAVIVDDNNKPIVAYHDGQPLTGNIEDVLGAAIWALVDQARTTRVTGVPEASGYIMTRDGIAAAGAATIRERSGRIPVPEGHRRYLILVRYLDAGRIKMLSNTYVISGLTLVPPDTVARYAVSIVDPLGKSLGRLVWGSRQPGDMSYQQVRPLVLGALGLVGLFFVVLLILGSLAGRRLRAEEVQARQVSLRDRLSGLLNREGLRLDVDRLVDRARSDGTNVLLLYLDLDGFKEINDAYGHGTGDQLIRAVAAGLKVLVPPQAALARLGGDEFAIVFPTKELNDAPALRLAEQILDFLAEPLEIGRRVVVVGASIGIASSPEGRIDREELVRRADLAMYKAKEAGRARMTCYETAMDAHREERNALELDLRRAIEMEELTLAYQPLVDASSCEMIGVEALVRWNRPGHGPISPEVFIPIAETSGLIEALGLLVLRKACEAARQWPDLRIAVNVSPGQFRNPAFADYVRSVLNSTEIEADRVTLEITEGYIIQNPERTRQSIERLKRLGVKVALDDFGSGFSSIGYLRQFGFDRIKIDRSLTMNVLEDNRAREMVKATVALARSLDIPVTAEGIESEAQGRALEDFGCDELQGYFYGKPMPDAEISKRLAVQMATALDEEHAAA; translated from the coding sequence TTGGGAGCAATTTTCAAGTCACTGCGGAAGAATGCGCAGCTCGGTCGTCATTCCATCGTGACGGCCGTTTTGATTTGCTTTGCACTGATCGTTGCCATCGTGACCTTGATGGTGCTTACCGCAATCGGGCGTGTTGCCGATTACTCCAACAAGCTGGATGACGAGCGCTCCTGGGAAACGACCGTCGGGGCGTTGAAAACCTTTCAGGGGCAGCTGGAAGCGACGCTGCATGACCATTCCGCCCGCAACGACGCGGCACGAAACGTCTATGGGACTGATAATCAAGGTTGGATCGTCGGCAATTATGGCGACATTTCCTCCAACGGTGCGCTGTTCGACACTGCCGTCATTGTCGACGACAACAACAAGCCGATTGTTGCTTACCACGATGGTCAGCCATTGACCGGGAATATCGAGGATGTCCTCGGTGCCGCCATATGGGCGCTTGTCGATCAGGCGCGAACAACGCGTGTGACGGGGGTGCCGGAGGCCTCGGGCTATATCATGACCAGGGATGGTATCGCTGCTGCCGGGGCTGCGACGATCCGCGAAAGATCCGGCCGTATTCCGGTGCCGGAAGGTCATCGGCGCTATCTGATCCTCGTCCGCTACCTTGACGCCGGCCGGATCAAGATGCTCTCCAATACCTATGTCATCAGCGGCTTGACGCTGGTGCCGCCGGATACGGTCGCTCGATACGCCGTCTCCATTGTCGATCCGCTCGGCAAGTCGCTGGGACGACTGGTTTGGGGCTCGCGTCAGCCTGGGGACATGAGCTATCAGCAGGTCCGGCCGTTGGTGCTCGGCGCGCTTGGTCTTGTGGGTCTGTTTTTCGTAGTGCTTTTGATCCTGGGATCGCTGGCAGGGCGCCGGTTGCGGGCGGAGGAAGTCCAGGCACGTCAGGTTTCGCTTCGCGACCGACTGAGCGGGCTCCTCAATCGCGAAGGATTGCGGCTCGATGTGGATCGTCTGGTTGATCGGGCGCGCTCCGACGGCACCAACGTCCTGCTTCTCTATCTTGATCTCGATGGCTTTAAGGAAATCAATGACGCCTATGGGCATGGCACCGGCGATCAGCTCATCCGCGCGGTTGCCGCCGGGCTCAAGGTGCTTGTGCCGCCACAGGCGGCTTTGGCGCGCCTTGGAGGCGATGAATTCGCCATCGTTTTCCCGACAAAGGAACTCAATGACGCCCCGGCTTTGCGGCTGGCCGAGCAGATCCTTGATTTCCTTGCCGAGCCTCTGGAAATCGGCCGCCGGGTGGTCGTGGTCGGTGCCAGCATCGGCATCGCGAGCTCGCCAGAAGGCCGCATCGACCGGGAGGAACTGGTGCGCCGCGCCGATCTGGCCATGTACAAGGCCAAGGAAGCCGGCCGCGCCCGGATGACCTGCTACGAAACTGCCATGGATGCGCATCGCGAGGAACGCAATGCGCTGGAACTCGATCTGCGTCGCGCGATCGAGATGGAAGAACTGACGCTCGCCTATCAGCCGCTGGTCGACGCATCGAGCTGCGAGATGATCGGAGTCGAAGCGCTGGTGCGATGGAACCGCCCCGGTCACGGGCCGATTTCGCCGGAAGTGTTCATTCCGATCGCCGAAACCAGCGGCCTGATCGAAGCGCTAGGCCTGCTCGTGCTGCGCAAGGCTTGCGAGGCGGCGCGGCAATGGCCGGATCTGCGAATTGCGGTCAACGTTTCACCAGGTCAATTCCGCAATCCCGCCTTCGCCGATTATGTCCGCAGCGTCCTGAACAGCACCGAGATCGAAGCGGATCGGGTGACGCTGGAAATCACCGAAGGCTATATCATTCAAAATCCCGAGCGTACCCGGCAGTCGATCGAGCGGCTGAAGAGGCTCGGCGTCAAGGTGGCGCTCGACGATTTCGGCTCCGGTTTCTCTTCCATCGGCTATCTGCGTCAGTTCGGTTTCGATCGCATCAAGATCGATCGCTCGCTGACCATGAATGTGCTGGAAGACAACCGCGCCCGCGAAATGGTGAAGGCGACCGTGGCGCTGGCCCGCTCGCTCGATATTCCCGTTACGGCCGAAGGCATCGAATCCGAGGCGCAGGGAAGGGCACTGGAAGACTTCGGCTGCGACGAGCTGCAGGGCTACTTCTACGGCAAGCCGATGCCGGACGCCGAGATCAGCAAGCGGCTTGCGGTGCAGATGGCAACCGCGCTGGACGAAGAGCACGCCGCCGCCTGA
- a CDS encoding MarR family winged helix-turn-helix transcriptional regulator, with the protein MSTKSLQNTHISGRLRELHSALVEIVGVMNRPQRDEAMIQEAGISLDRALFSLLVLVERLGPIGVVELADRVGRDYTTVSRQVAKMEGLGLITRQENAVDRRLREAVITETGKAMTDRIDEARERIARSIFAKWDEQDIENLVRLMRRFADDIKDDAPVTR; encoded by the coding sequence GTGTCAACAAAAAGCTTGCAAAATACACATATCAGCGGTCGGCTGCGCGAACTCCATAGTGCGCTCGTCGAAATCGTCGGCGTTATGAATCGACCTCAGCGCGACGAGGCAATGATCCAAGAGGCAGGCATCTCCCTCGACCGCGCGCTGTTTTCCCTGTTGGTTTTGGTGGAACGGCTCGGCCCCATCGGCGTTGTCGAACTGGCCGATCGTGTCGGGCGCGACTACACCACCGTCAGCCGTCAGGTCGCGAAAATGGAAGGGCTCGGGCTGATCACCCGGCAGGAAAATGCGGTCGACCGCCGCCTTCGCGAGGCCGTCATCACCGAGACAGGCAAGGCGATGACCGATCGCATCGATGAGGCGCGCGAGAGGATCGCACGGTCTATTTTCGCCAAATGGGACGAGCAGGACATCGAGAACCTTGTGCGGCTCATGCGCAGGTTCGCCGACGACATCAAGGATGATGCGCCGGTTACCCGATGA
- a CDS encoding NADPH-dependent FMN reductase yields the protein MIQRSVSLYALCGSQRQASTSRRLLEALQFACPEGITIAICDLIGDLPIFNPDNEGERTPAVVERFAAEIHKADGLIVSCPEYAHGIPGGFKNALDWLVSRDEVPFKPLMFAHASHRGDLVLAQLTDVLQTMSLHIVEDAFLRLPVAGKSDETQAAMLLEARESGLLSTSLNRFRQAIAASA from the coding sequence ATGATCCAGCGGTCGGTTTCCCTTTATGCGCTTTGCGGCAGCCAGCGGCAGGCTTCGACCAGCCGGAGGCTGCTGGAGGCTCTGCAATTCGCCTGCCCGGAAGGCATCACCATTGCGATTTGCGATCTGATCGGCGATTTGCCGATCTTCAATCCGGACAATGAGGGTGAGCGAACACCAGCCGTCGTCGAGAGATTTGCGGCCGAGATCCATAAGGCAGACGGTTTGATCGTGTCCTGCCCGGAATATGCCCATGGCATACCCGGCGGCTTCAAGAATGCGCTCGACTGGCTGGTGTCGCGTGACGAGGTGCCGTTCAAGCCGTTGATGTTTGCTCATGCCTCACATCGCGGCGATCTCGTATTGGCACAACTCACCGATGTCTTGCAGACCATGTCGCTGCATATCGTGGAGGACGCTTTCTTGCGCCTGCCGGTTGCGGGCAAGAGCGATGAGACACAGGCGGCAATGCTGCTGGAAGCGCGCGAAAGCGGCCTTTTATCTACCAGTCTTAATCGTTTTAGACAGGCGATTGCCGCTAGTGCGTGA
- a CDS encoding GH1 family beta-glucosidase — protein sequence MIDPKLLADRFPGDFTFGVATAAFQIEGATKADGRKPSIWDAFANMPGRVYQRNNGDVACDHYNRLEQDLDLIKEMGVEAYRFSIAWPRIIPEGTGPVNEAGLDFYDRLVDGCKARGIKTFATLYHWDLPLVLAGDGGWTARSTAHAFQRYAKTVMARLGDRLDSVATFNEPWCIVWLSHLYGVHAPGERNMQAALYAMHYMNLAHGLGVEAIRSVAPKVPVGIVLNAASVLPGSDRAEDLAAVERAHQFHNGAFFDPIFKGEYPKEFVEALGDRIPVIEDGDLKTINQKLDWWGLNYYMPMRVFDDASKSGDFPWTKEAPPVSDVKTDIGWEIYAPGLKHVVEDLNKRYELPECYITENGACYNMGVVNGEVDDQPRLDYYIEHLGVVADLIKDGYPMRGYFAWSLMDNFEWAEGYRMRFGLVHVDYETQVRTIKKSGKWYKELAAQFPKGNHKAD from the coding sequence ATGATCGATCCGAAGCTTCTTGCCGATCGCTTCCCCGGCGATTTCACATTCGGCGTTGCCACCGCTGCATTTCAGATCGAAGGCGCCACCAAGGCAGACGGCCGCAAGCCGTCCATATGGGATGCCTTCGCCAACATGCCCGGTCGTGTCTATCAGCGCAACAATGGTGATGTCGCCTGCGACCACTATAACCGGCTGGAGCAGGATCTCGATCTGATCAAGGAGATGGGCGTCGAAGCTTATCGCTTCTCGATCGCCTGGCCGCGCATCATCCCCGAAGGCACCGGCCCGGTAAACGAAGCCGGCCTCGATTTCTACGATCGTCTCGTCGACGGCTGCAAGGCGCGTGGGATCAAGACCTTTGCCACGCTCTACCATTGGGATCTGCCGCTGGTGCTTGCCGGTGATGGTGGCTGGACGGCACGCTCGACGGCACATGCCTTCCAGCGCTATGCCAAGACCGTCATGGCCCGCCTCGGCGATCGTCTGGATTCGGTCGCGACTTTCAACGAGCCCTGGTGCATCGTCTGGCTGAGCCATCTCTACGGCGTCCACGCGCCGGGCGAGCGCAACATGCAGGCGGCGCTCTATGCCATGCACTACATGAACCTTGCCCATGGTCTTGGTGTCGAGGCGATCCGCTCCGTCGCGCCGAAGGTGCCTGTCGGCATCGTGCTCAATGCCGCGTCCGTCCTGCCGGGCTCCGACCGTGCCGAAGATCTGGCTGCCGTCGAGCGTGCCCATCAGTTCCATAACGGCGCCTTCTTCGATCCGATCTTCAAGGGTGAGTATCCGAAGGAATTTGTCGAGGCGCTTGGCGACCGCATTCCTGTCATCGAGGACGGGGATCTGAAGACCATCAACCAGAAGCTCGATTGGTGGGGTTTGAACTACTACATGCCGATGCGTGTTTTCGATGACGCCTCCAAGAGCGGCGATTTTCCCTGGACGAAGGAAGCGCCGCCGGTCAGCGACGTGAAGACCGATATCGGCTGGGAAATCTATGCGCCGGGCCTGAAGCACGTCGTCGAGGACCTCAACAAGCGCTACGAACTGCCAGAGTGCTACATCACCGAGAACGGCGCCTGCTACAATATGGGCGTCGTCAACGGCGAAGTCGATGACCAGCCGCGTCTCGACTACTACATCGAGCATCTTGGCGTCGTCGCCGATCTCATCAAGGACGGCTATCCGATGCGTGGCTACTTTGCCTGGAGCCTGATGGACAATTTCGAATGGGCGGAAGGCTATCGCATGCGCTTCGGCCTCGTCCATGTCGATTACGAGACCCAGGTGCGCACCATCAAAAAGAGCGGCAAATGGTATAAGGAACTTGCTGCGCAGTTCCCGAAGGGCAATCACAAGGCGGATTGA
- a CDS encoding FAD-dependent oxidoreductase: MTEQFAADVLICGAGAAGLALAIDLARRGISFRLIEKMDEPFHGSRGKGIQPRTQEIFEDLGILERIVATGGLYPPERRYRDDGSFTESDITEHRDPTPAEPYHLPLMIPQFLTEKVMRERLLELGHRPQFGCELVGFEQDPGGVTARLTGRAGEETLRVRWLVGADGGRSFVRHALGIDFPGKTLGVRAIVADVILTGLKRDAWHRFNEGDMSRQIMFCPLAGTEMFQIQGPIPLDGDIDLSAEGLEAMVAERTRRDDIHIQSVSWSSAYSMNARLADRYSVGRVFLIGDAAHIHPPTGGQGLNTSVQDAYNLGWKLAAVANGADDALLDSYEEERQPIAAAMLGLATKLLNAQKQGDTRRGREVHQLDIGYPGSSLALEALGRSDRLSAGDRAPDAPIRGAAGQPTRLFDLFRGAHWTLLGYGVEPGSVPPRRGLHIHTFGPSGDMVDPEGHLRDIYALSSGEWVLVRPDGYIGAIVAAGNVAMLERYFARVGLGLTDAPRA; the protein is encoded by the coding sequence ATGACAGAGCAATTTGCAGCCGATGTGCTGATTTGCGGTGCGGGCGCGGCCGGCCTGGCATTGGCGATCGATTTGGCAAGGAGAGGGATCTCCTTCCGTCTGATCGAGAAGATGGACGAGCCGTTCCATGGATCGCGCGGCAAGGGTATCCAGCCGCGGACCCAGGAGATTTTCGAGGATCTCGGCATTCTCGAGCGGATCGTCGCGACCGGCGGCCTCTATCCGCCTGAGCGGCGATATCGCGATGACGGCAGTTTTACCGAGTCCGACATTACCGAGCATCGGGATCCGACGCCGGCCGAACCTTATCATCTGCCGCTGATGATACCACAATTCCTGACCGAAAAGGTGATGCGCGAAAGGCTGCTCGAGCTTGGCCACAGGCCGCAATTCGGCTGCGAGCTGGTTGGTTTTGAGCAGGATCCGGGCGGCGTGACGGCGCGTCTCACAGGCAGGGCGGGGGAGGAAACTCTCCGGGTGCGTTGGCTCGTCGGTGCCGATGGCGGCCGCAGCTTCGTTCGTCACGCCCTTGGCATCGACTTTCCGGGTAAGACCCTCGGCGTTCGCGCCATCGTGGCCGATGTTATCCTGACCGGTCTCAAGCGCGATGCCTGGCACCGCTTCAACGAAGGCGACATGTCGCGGCAGATCATGTTTTGCCCGCTCGCCGGGACCGAGATGTTCCAGATACAGGGGCCGATCCCTCTCGACGGCGACATCGATCTTTCGGCCGAAGGGCTGGAGGCGATGGTGGCGGAGCGCACCAGGCGCGACGATATCCATATCCAATCCGTGTCATGGTCGTCGGCTTACAGCATGAACGCGCGACTGGCCGATCGATACAGCGTTGGCCGCGTTTTCCTCATCGGTGATGCCGCCCACATTCATCCGCCGACGGGTGGCCAGGGCCTCAATACCAGCGTGCAGGATGCCTATAATCTCGGCTGGAAGCTGGCTGCGGTCGCCAATGGAGCCGATGACGCACTGCTGGACAGCTATGAAGAGGAGCGTCAGCCGATCGCAGCAGCGATGCTCGGTCTGGCAACGAAGCTTCTCAATGCCCAAAAGCAGGGCGACACGCGTCGCGGGCGCGAGGTGCATCAACTCGATATCGGTTATCCCGGATCCTCGCTCGCGCTCGAAGCGCTTGGGCGCAGCGATCGCCTGTCAGCCGGTGACCGAGCTCCCGATGCGCCGATCCGTGGTGCCGCCGGCCAGCCGACACGGCTGTTCGACCTCTTCCGAGGAGCGCATTGGACATTGCTTGGTTATGGCGTGGAGCCCGGATCGGTGCCGCCGCGCCGAGGCTTGCATATTCATACCTTCGGCCCGTCAGGCGACATGGTCGATCCCGAGGGCCATCTTCGGGACATCTACGCCCTATCCTCGGGCGAATGGGTGCTGGTGCGTCCGGACGGTTATATCGGTGCCATCGTCGCAGCCGGTAATGTTGCGATGCTGGAGCGTTATTTCGCGCGAGTGGGACTTGGTTTGACGGATGCGCCGCGCGCTTGA
- a CDS encoding rhodanese-related sulfurtransferase: MTDMLSDSRRDATGAFLVAALYHFVSFPRFESLREPLLALCEEKGVKGTLLLAHEGINGTIAGTDAAIGAVLAFLRAQPEFAGLEHKESRASKMPFVRMKVKLKKEIVTMGVEDIDPTRVVGTYVAPKDWNALISDPDTIVIDTRNDYETAIGVFKGAVDPKTKTFREFPDWVRDNTGLHNKPKIAMYCTGGIRCEKATAFMKQQGFDEVYHLKGGILKYLEEVPAEESLWEGACFVFDERVSVEHGLKEGNHRLCHACRNPITAEEVTSPFYEAGVSCSHCYHERTEDDRERYRERQRQIVLARKRGHEHIG; the protein is encoded by the coding sequence ATGACCGACATGCTTTCAGATTCACGGCGCGACGCGACCGGCGCATTCCTCGTTGCTGCGCTCTATCATTTCGTTTCCTTCCCGCGCTTCGAAAGCCTGCGCGAGCCGCTACTTGCGCTCTGCGAGGAAAAGGGCGTGAAGGGCACGCTGCTGCTCGCGCATGAGGGGATCAACGGGACCATCGCCGGCACGGATGCCGCCATCGGCGCAGTGCTTGCCTTCCTTCGCGCGCAGCCGGAATTTGCCGGCCTCGAGCACAAGGAAAGCCGCGCGTCGAAAATGCCGTTTGTGCGTATGAAGGTGAAGCTCAAGAAAGAGATCGTCACCATGGGCGTCGAGGATATCGACCCCACGAGAGTCGTCGGCACCTATGTCGCGCCGAAGGACTGGAACGCGCTGATCTCCGACCCCGACACCATCGTCATCGACACCCGCAACGATTATGAGACCGCCATCGGCGTCTTCAAGGGCGCGGTCGATCCGAAGACCAAGACCTTCCGCGAATTTCCCGATTGGGTGCGCGACAATACCGGCCTGCACAACAAGCCGAAGATCGCCATGTACTGCACCGGCGGCATCCGCTGCGAGAAGGCGACCGCCTTCATGAAGCAGCAGGGCTTCGACGAGGTCTATCATCTCAAGGGCGGCATCCTGAAATATCTGGAGGAAGTGCCGGCTGAAGAAAGCCTCTGGGAAGGCGCCTGCTTCGTCTTCGACGAGCGCGTCTCCGTCGAGCATGGTCTGAAAGAGGGCAATCACAGGCTCTGCCACGCCTGCCGCAATCCCATCACCGCCGAGGAAGTGACTTCACCCTTCTACGAGGCCGGCGTTTCCTGCAGCCACTGCTACCACGAACGCACTGAAGACGACCGCGAGCGCTATCGCGAAAGGCAGCGGCAGATCGTGCTTGCCCGCAAGCGTGGCCACGAGCATATCGGCTAA